In Lysinibacillus sp. FSL M8-0337, the following proteins share a genomic window:
- a CDS encoding LytTR family transcriptional regulator DNA-binding domain-containing protein, translating to MNQNKYIEIEPYIESGNIIYPSFQFPLQPDCIIGIYTDVAKIKPLMEWFLKQPNCYTCLRESALYERLTVMEYIQFCLKLYTIPLHNKDDILKLLTLTEQKNKKINKLQNGEKQRLKLLHTYLNSAQIQIIEEPFQNLDEFSKHSVQQLLAALQKKEKTIILLSNNLEDLIISSGEIYRLDALGLHALDVKEDEIETVSTPIDNAPIRFDKIPTKKNDKIILFNPPEIDYIESVEGVVSVYVANEAYPCTLSLNDLEQKLTPFGFFRSHRSYIVNLQKVREIITWTRNSYSLALNCNEKTVVPLSKNKLADLKEILGI from the coding sequence ATGAACCAAAATAAATATATTGAAATCGAACCTTATATTGAATCAGGAAATATTATTTATCCAAGCTTTCAATTTCCACTGCAACCAGACTGTATTATTGGCATTTATACTGACGTTGCTAAAATCAAGCCATTAATGGAATGGTTTTTAAAACAACCTAATTGTTATACTTGTTTGCGAGAAAGTGCTTTATATGAGCGCCTGACAGTGATGGAGTATATTCAATTTTGTTTGAAGCTTTATACAATCCCCTTGCACAATAAAGACGATATTTTAAAGCTTTTAACACTTACCGAACAAAAAAACAAAAAAATCAATAAACTTCAAAACGGTGAAAAGCAACGTTTAAAACTGCTTCATACATATCTTAATTCAGCACAAATTCAAATAATCGAGGAACCATTTCAAAATCTAGATGAATTTTCAAAGCATAGCGTACAACAATTACTTGCCGCTCTACAAAAAAAAGAAAAAACCATTATTTTACTTTCGAATAATTTGGAAGACTTGATTATTTCGAGTGGCGAAATATATAGATTAGATGCATTAGGTTTACATGCACTGGATGTAAAAGAGGATGAAATTGAAACAGTTTCCACACCAATCGACAATGCACCTATCCGCTTTGATAAAATCCCAACAAAGAAAAATGACAAAATCATTTTATTTAACCCACCAGAAATAGATTATATTGAAAGTGTGGAAGGCGTTGTGAGCGTATATGTTGCAAATGAAGCCTATCCTTGCACACTATCTCTTAATGACTTAGAGCAGAAATTGACACCATTCGGCTTTTTTAGAAGCCATCGTTCTTATATCGTTAACCTCCAAAAGGTACGTGAAATCATCACTTGGACCCGCAACAGCTACAGTCTTGCGTTAAATTGCAATGAAAAAACAGTTGTCCCTTTGTCGAAAAATAAACTTGCGGATTTAAAAGAAATACTCGGAATATAG